A stretch of the Paenibacillus dendritiformis genome encodes the following:
- the floA gene encoding flotillin-like protein FloA (flotillin-like protein involved in membrane lipid rafts), with the protein MDSTIVSTLLIGAIIVIALSVFFSFFPVMLWISAIASGVRIGIITLVAMRLRRVTPSRIVNPMIKATKAGLGLSINQLESHYLAGGNVDRVVNALIAAQRANISLEFERAAAIDLAGRDVLQAVQMSVNPRVIETPIVAAVAKDGIEVKVRARVTVRANIDRLVGGAGEETIIARVGEGIVTTVGSSSTHKDVLENPDLISRTVLGKGLDAGTAFEILSIDIADVDVGKNIGAHLQTEQAEADKRIAQAKAEERRAMAVAEEQEMKARVVEMRARVVQSESEVPIAMADALRTGKLGVMDYMNLKNIEADTHMRGTLGKMGENGSDNKSES; encoded by the coding sequence ATGGATTCAACAATTGTCAGCACCCTATTAATCGGGGCGATTATTGTTATCGCTCTGAGTGTGTTTTTCAGCTTTTTCCCGGTTATGCTCTGGATATCCGCCATTGCATCCGGAGTCCGCATCGGCATTATTACGCTGGTGGCGATGCGTCTGCGCCGGGTAACCCCGAGCCGGATCGTCAATCCGATGATCAAGGCGACGAAGGCGGGGCTTGGCTTGTCCATCAACCAACTGGAGAGCCATTACCTTGCCGGAGGTAATGTTGACCGCGTTGTCAACGCCCTTATCGCGGCGCAGCGGGCCAACATCAGCCTCGAATTCGAGCGTGCCGCCGCAATCGATTTGGCGGGCCGCGACGTTCTGCAGGCGGTGCAAATGAGCGTTAACCCGCGCGTCATCGAGACGCCGATCGTCGCTGCGGTCGCGAAGGACGGGATCGAGGTCAAGGTTCGCGCCCGCGTTACGGTTCGCGCCAATATCGACCGTCTCGTCGGGGGCGCCGGGGAAGAGACGATTATCGCCCGTGTCGGCGAAGGTATCGTTACGACGGTCGGTTCGAGCTCCACGCACAAGGATGTTTTGGAGAATCCCGACCTTATTTCCCGCACTGTGCTTGGCAAGGGTCTTGATGCCGGTACCGCGTTCGAAATTCTGTCCATCGATATCGCCGATGTCGACGTAGGCAAGAACATCGGTGCGCATCTGCAGACCGAGCAAGCGGAAGCAGACAAGCGCATCGCTCAGGCGAAGGCGGAGGAACGCCGCGCGATGGCGGTCGCGGAAGAGCAGGAGATGAAGGCCCGCGTCGTCGAGATGCGCGCCCGCGTCGTTCAGTCCGAATCCGAGGTTCCGATCGCGATGGCGGATGCTCTTCGCACAGGCAAGCTCGGGGTCATGGATTACATGAACCTGAAAAACATCGAAGCCGACACCCATATGCGCGGCACGCTCGGCAAAATGGGCGAAAACGGCAGCGACAACAAATCGGAAAGCTAG
- a CDS encoding NfeD family protein — translation MKHPFKHRIAAIGLLWLMTAAVLAGMLGTAVPPVQAEGEAGKGSAVVIPIKGTVDPVMKSFLFRALEEAEQLQPEAVIFDMDTPGGYVDVSMELSQRIIGSPARTVVLVHGKAASAGSFLALSANEIAMTPGSAIGSAALVDSSHNYVDDPKAVALWVSQMVSAAEKNGRDADIAAAMADLQAKVEVPQLNRTKQPGEVLSLSVQEAKRVGYLEYEASSVQDLLTQMKLDGAQIVHIEPSAAERIASYVVTPVVATLLLFLGIAGVAIELIVPGFGVPGILGILGFGLYFFGHFIAGLAGVETIVLLLIGLVLLALEMFIPSFGILGILGAISLISGVVRAAYDTGNALMSLGIAFVAAVIVVVIIARIFKHRGIWNRFILKDALTTEQGFVSAAEHTELIGKVGKALTPLRPAGTILLEGHKYDVVTDGAFIAKDEQVVVVMTEGARIVVSPHEGS, via the coding sequence ATGAAACACCCGTTCAAGCACCGAATTGCAGCCATAGGCCTCCTGTGGCTGATGACCGCGGCCGTTCTGGCCGGCATGCTGGGAACCGCTGTCCCGCCGGTGCAGGCCGAGGGAGAGGCGGGCAAGGGCAGCGCGGTCGTGATTCCAATCAAGGGGACGGTCGACCCGGTCATGAAGTCTTTCCTGTTCCGCGCGCTGGAGGAGGCGGAGCAGCTTCAACCGGAAGCGGTCATTTTCGATATGGACACTCCCGGCGGATATGTCGATGTCTCGATGGAGCTCAGCCAGCGGATTATCGGGAGCCCCGCCCGCACGGTCGTGCTCGTTCACGGCAAGGCGGCTTCGGCGGGGAGCTTCCTGGCGCTCAGCGCCAATGAGATCGCGATGACCCCGGGAAGCGCTATCGGTTCTGCCGCGCTGGTCGATTCGTCTCACAATTATGTGGATGATCCGAAGGCCGTCGCGCTGTGGGTCAGCCAGATGGTATCCGCCGCGGAGAAGAACGGCCGGGATGCCGACATCGCTGCGGCGATGGCGGATCTGCAGGCCAAGGTGGAGGTTCCGCAGTTGAACCGCACGAAGCAGCCGGGAGAGGTTTTATCCCTGAGCGTCCAAGAGGCGAAGCGGGTCGGATATTTGGAATATGAAGCTTCTTCCGTGCAGGATTTGCTGACCCAAATGAAGCTTGACGGCGCTCAAATCGTTCACATCGAGCCCTCGGCAGCCGAACGGATCGCTTCCTATGTCGTAACGCCGGTGGTTGCGACCCTGCTCCTGTTCCTCGGTATCGCGGGCGTGGCGATTGAGCTGATCGTGCCAGGCTTTGGCGTTCCGGGCATACTGGGCATCCTGGGATTCGGTTTATACTTTTTTGGCCATTTTATTGCCGGACTGGCGGGGGTGGAGACCATCGTATTGCTGCTGATTGGGTTAGTGCTGCTGGCGTTGGAGATGTTTATTCCAAGCTTCGGAATTCTTGGCATCCTCGGTGCGATCAGCTTGATCTCCGGGGTCGTCCGCGCGGCCTACGATACGGGGAACGCGCTCATGTCCCTGGGCATCGCTTTCGTCGCAGCCGTTATCGTCGTCGTCATCATTGCGCGAATCTTCAAGCATCGCGGCATCTGGAACCGGTTCATCCTCAAGGATGCGCTTACGACGGAGCAAGGCTTTGTATCCGCGGCCGAGCATACGGAGCTGATTGGCAAGGTCGGGAAGGCGCTTACTCCGCTTCGTCCGGCGGGGACCATTTTACTCGAAGGCCATAAATATGACGTTGTCACGGACGGCGCATTTATCGCGAAGGATGAACAGGTCGTCGTCGTGATGACGGAGGGGGCGCGCATTGTCGTCAGCCCGCATGAAGGCTCATGA